The following proteins come from a genomic window of Salinicoccus sp. RF5:
- a CDS encoding amidohydrolase, translating to MTIDEIAKTILPDMVENRRYMHMHPEVSFQEDETYQYILERLKRYPGVTVREGVGGRGLLATIGDAPHPHIAIRADFDALPIHDEKDVPYRSTVDGVMHACGHDAHTSTLLALLELVHRNREDLKGSVSFIFQFAEEVQPGGAISMVEDGVLEGIDKVYGQHYWSQYPTHQIKTKPGPVISSPDMFTIRIQGRGGHAAKPQNSVDPVVIAAELITNLQTAVSRQVSPLDNAVVTVGKVRAGDAFNVIPDSAELIGTVRTFDHTVKERIRDIFHQEAQLTAEKRGATAEVDYNFGYPAVVNHESEASVIQQAAEALGFDFEEAKPLMIGEDFSYYINERPGAFFFTGSGNSGKHSDYVHHHPKFDMDEDAMQSGLSMFMKILEIEQVIEWK from the coding sequence ATGACGATAGATGAAATCGCAAAAACCATACTCCCTGATATGGTCGAAAACAGACGATATATGCACATGCATCCTGAAGTTTCATTTCAGGAGGATGAGACGTATCAATACATACTGGAACGCCTGAAACGCTACCCGGGCGTTACGGTCCGGGAAGGTGTCGGCGGACGCGGCCTGCTTGCCACAATCGGTGATGCGCCCCATCCCCACATCGCCATCCGTGCAGACTTTGATGCACTGCCGATCCATGATGAGAAGGATGTGCCATACAGGTCGACGGTCGATGGTGTGATGCATGCATGCGGACACGATGCCCATACAAGCACCCTCCTCGCCTTGCTGGAACTAGTACACAGGAATCGTGAAGATCTCAAGGGCAGTGTTTCCTTCATCTTCCAGTTCGCTGAAGAAGTGCAGCCAGGCGGCGCGATTTCGATGGTGGAGGACGGTGTGCTTGAAGGCATCGACAAAGTCTACGGGCAGCACTACTGGAGCCAATACCCGACCCATCAGATCAAGACGAAGCCGGGACCGGTCATCTCGAGCCCCGATATGTTCACGATCCGTATACAGGGCAGGGGCGGACATGCCGCAAAGCCCCAGAATTCGGTCGACCCGGTCGTCATCGCCGCAGAACTCATCACAAATCTGCAGACTGCGGTCTCAAGACAGGTTTCCCCACTGGATAATGCAGTCGTGACCGTCGGCAAAGTACGGGCCGGTGATGCTTTCAATGTCATACCGGATTCTGCCGAACTCATAGGGACTGTACGGACATTCGATCACACTGTAAAGGAGCGGATCCGCGACATCTTCCATCAGGAGGCCCAACTGACCGCTGAAAAACGGGGGGCGACAGCAGAAGTCGACTATAATTTCGGCTATCCTGCAGTCGTCAATCATGAATCGGAAGCCTCAGTGATCCAGCAGGCAGCTGAAGCACTCGGATTCGACTTCGAGGAGGCCAAACCACTGATGATCGGGGAGGATTTCTCCTATTACATCAATGAACGGCCCGGCGCGTTCTTCTTCACCGGATCCGGAAACTCCGGAAAGCACAGCGACTATGTGCATCATCACCCGAAATTCGACATGGACGAAGATGCCATGCAAAGCGGCCTTTCCATGTTCATGAAAATACTTGAAATCGAGCAGGTGATCGAATGGAAATAG
- a CDS encoding glycine C-acetyltransferase yields MSKILDEYLASNLQELKENGLYNEINVVEGANGPEITIEGKKLINLSSNNYLGLATDETLKKVAKEAIDSHGVGAGAVRTINGTLDLHVELEETLAKFKGTEAAVAFQSGFNCNMAAIQAVMGKEDAILSDELNHASIIDGCRLSRAKIIRVNHSDMEDLRSKAKEAVESGQYRKVMYITDGVFSMDGDVALLPEIVEIAKEFDLITYVDDAHGSGVMGKGAGTVKHFGLEKDIDIQMGTLSKAIGVVGGYVAGSQDLIDYLKVAARPFLFSTSLTPGDTRAITEAVRMLMASTELHDRVWENGDYLKEGLKKLGFDIGNSETPITPCIIGDEKTTQEFSKRLMEEGVYAKSIVFPTVPKGAGRVRNMPTAAHTKEMLDEALAVYEKIGKELNVIS; encoded by the coding sequence ATGTCTAAAATTTTGGACGAATATCTTGCATCGAATCTGCAGGAACTCAAGGAAAATGGGCTTTATAATGAGATCAATGTCGTAGAGGGCGCGAATGGTCCTGAAATCACGATTGAGGGGAAAAAATTGATCAACCTGTCTTCCAACAACTATCTGGGTCTGGCAACAGACGAGACATTAAAGAAGGTGGCGAAGGAAGCGATCGACTCCCATGGGGTGGGGGCAGGAGCTGTACGTACAATCAATGGAACACTTGATCTGCACGTGGAACTCGAGGAGACGCTAGCCAAATTCAAAGGGACGGAAGCGGCTGTTGCATTCCAGTCCGGATTCAACTGCAACATGGCTGCCATACAGGCCGTCATGGGCAAGGAGGACGCCATCCTATCCGATGAACTGAACCATGCATCCATCATTGACGGATGCCGCCTGTCCCGTGCGAAGATCATCCGTGTCAATCACTCTGATATGGAGGATCTCCGCAGTAAGGCGAAGGAAGCGGTGGAGTCCGGCCAGTACAGGAAAGTCATGTATATCACCGACGGCGTCTTCTCCATGGATGGGGATGTTGCACTGCTGCCTGAAATCGTCGAAATCGCAAAGGAATTCGACCTGATCACATATGTCGACGACGCACATGGTTCAGGCGTCATGGGCAAAGGAGCCGGCACAGTTAAGCATTTCGGTCTGGAGAAGGATATCGATATCCAGATGGGTACACTGTCGAAAGCGATCGGCGTCGTCGGCGGTTATGTGGCCGGCAGCCAGGACCTGATCGACTACCTGAAGGTGGCGGCACGTCCATTCCTGTTCTCCACATCACTGACTCCAGGGGATACGCGCGCAATTACTGAAGCGGTCCGCATGCTGATGGCTTCTACAGAGCTGCATGACAGAGTATGGGAGAACGGCGATTACCTGAAGGAAGGTCTGAAGAAGCTCGGCTTTGATATCGGCAATTCAGAAACTCCGATAACGCCTTGCATCATAGGGGATGAAAAGACGACGCAGGAGTTCTCGAAGCGTCTGATGGAAGAGGGCGTCTATGCGAAATCCATCGTCTTCCCGACGGTTCCGAAAGGGGCAGGCCGGGTAAGGAATATGCCGACTGCGGCGCACACGAAGGAAATGCTGGATGAGGCGCTTGCGGTCTACGAAAAGATCGGCAAGGAATTGAACGTAATCTCATAA
- a CDS encoding L-threonine 3-dehydrogenase has translation MERIIITGALGQIGTELTLKLREKYGEENVLPTDIKEPEGEALKGKPFEVLDVRDQERMKALVSEFKPDTMMHMASLLSATAEKNPQFAWEINMGGLVNALETAREFGLKFFTPSSIGAFGPSTPKENTPQVTIQRPTTMYGVNKVAGELLCDYYHEKFGVDTRGVRFPGLISHVKEPGGGTTDYAVEIYFEALRNGRYTSFIDKSTNMDMMYMDDAIDAIIKLMEADPGQLKDRNAFNVSAMSINPEMVANEIRKHIPDFELDYDVDPVRQGIAESWPNAIDSTEAKRQWGFDPRYDLEKMTEVMLEAIRNK, from the coding sequence ATGGAGCGAATTATCATAACGGGTGCGCTCGGCCAGATCGGCACGGAGCTCACCCTGAAACTAAGGGAAAAGTATGGGGAAGAGAATGTTTTGCCGACTGATATCAAGGAGCCTGAAGGGGAAGCGCTCAAGGGGAAGCCCTTTGAAGTGCTGGATGTCAGGGATCAGGAACGGATGAAGGCACTGGTTTCCGAATTCAAGCCTGATACGATGATGCATATGGCCTCATTGTTGAGTGCGACTGCGGAAAAGAATCCCCAGTTTGCATGGGAAATCAATATGGGCGGTCTGGTGAATGCACTGGAAACCGCCCGGGAATTCGGCCTGAAGTTCTTCACCCCAAGTTCAATCGGGGCATTCGGCCCGTCGACACCGAAGGAGAATACACCTCAGGTCACCATACAGCGGCCGACCACCATGTATGGGGTAAACAAGGTGGCAGGCGAGCTGCTGTGCGACTATTACCATGAGAAGTTCGGCGTGGATACGCGGGGGGTCCGTTTCCCGGGCCTGATCTCGCACGTAAAGGAGCCAGGCGGCGGTACGACGGACTACGCTGTTGAAATCTATTTTGAAGCACTCAGGAATGGACGCTACACTTCATTCATAGACAAGAGCACCAACATGGACATGATGTATATGGATGATGCGATTGATGCAATCATCAAATTGATGGAAGCGGACCCTGGACAGCTCAAGGACCGCAATGCATTCAATGTCAGTGCCATGAGCATCAACCCTGAGATGGTGGCGAATGAAATCAGGAAGCATATTCCCGATTTCGAGCTGGACTACGATGTGGACCCGGTACGCCAGGGAATTGCAGAAAGCTGGCCGAACGCAATAGATTCCACCGAAGCAAAACGCCAGTGGGGATTCGATCCCCGGTACGACCTTGAAAAGATGACGGAAGTCATGCTCGAAGCGATACGAAATAAGTAA
- a CDS encoding HAD family hydrolase, with product MTRVILFDKDGTLMDYQKVWTPYAKRSIEAFAQEFGRHDIKDELAHRLGLIDGEIAPNSILASGTGETIQNYFERYQKGGGEWMKAFYEKNLDSLRDSMELIEGAGDVLHHLAGEGYKNVIVTSDSRLSTEYFVRKFSLEDVVHDVVAGDDSEFHKPDIRILNPLFHRYDYTLREMVMIGDNRADTMLGYEQGLRTIGVLSGTSRREDMEGADIILDSVTEIIRDGRFIMAEGGRSDA from the coding sequence ATGACGCGTGTAATTTTATTTGATAAAGACGGGACGCTGATGGACTATCAGAAGGTATGGACCCCTTATGCAAAACGGTCCATTGAAGCATTTGCACAGGAGTTCGGCCGCCATGACATCAAGGATGAGCTGGCGCACAGGCTAGGCCTGATCGATGGGGAGATTGCACCGAACTCCATACTCGCAAGCGGCACAGGAGAGACCATCCAGAATTATTTCGAACGCTACCAGAAGGGTGGCGGTGAATGGATGAAAGCCTTCTATGAAAAGAACCTCGATTCACTGCGCGACAGCATGGAACTGATTGAGGGCGCAGGGGATGTACTGCATCATCTGGCGGGGGAAGGCTACAAGAATGTCATAGTGACGAGCGACAGCCGCCTCTCGACGGAATATTTCGTACGTAAGTTCTCCCTGGAGGATGTCGTGCACGATGTGGTCGCAGGGGATGATTCCGAGTTCCACAAGCCGGATATACGCATCCTCAATCCGTTGTTCCATAGATATGACTATACCCTCAGGGAGATGGTGATGATCGGGGACAACCGGGCGGATACGATGCTTGGCTATGAACAGGGTCTGCGGACCATAGGCGTGCTCAGCGGGACCAGCCGCAGGGAGGATATGGAAGGCGCTGACATCATACTCGACAGTGTGACCGAAATCATCCGGGATGGCCGCTTCATCATGGCTGAAGGTGGCAGGAGTGATGCATGA
- the tadA gene encoding tRNA adenosine(34) deaminase TadA, with translation MHETFMKLAIEEAKKAEALGEVPIGAVIVHDGAVIARGHNLRETSQNPLTHAEVIAINRASEVVGSWRLEDCTLYVTLEPCVMCSGAIVMSRIPHVVYGAKDLKGGTVDSLMHLLGEPRFNHRAAVTGGILEAECGGMLKSFFRALREKRKK, from the coding sequence ATGCATGAAACGTTCATGAAACTGGCTATTGAAGAGGCGAAGAAGGCAGAAGCGCTTGGTGAAGTGCCGATCGGGGCGGTCATCGTCCATGATGGGGCGGTCATCGCCAGAGGCCATAACTTGAGGGAGACGTCACAAAATCCGTTGACCCACGCAGAAGTCATCGCCATCAATCGGGCCAGCGAGGTGGTCGGATCCTGGCGTCTGGAAGACTGCACGCTGTATGTCACACTGGAGCCGTGCGTCATGTGCTCGGGTGCCATCGTGATGAGCCGCATCCCCCATGTCGTCTATGGAGCGAAAGATCTGAAGGGCGGTACGGTGGACAGTCTGATGCACCTTCTCGGGGAACCACGCTTCAACCACAGGGCAGCGGTCACAGGCGGAATCCTGGAAGCGGAGTGCGGCGGGATGTTAAAATCATTCTTCAGAGCGTTGAGGGAAAAGAGAAAAAAATAG
- a CDS encoding Cof-type HAD-IIB family hydrolase, whose protein sequence is MVKLIALDMDGTLLGPNHDISRRNMEAINKAMERGVQVVVATGRAFYEAHGIIRELETPLPYICLNGAEVRNESHEILFTNALNTELIHKVADVFRAEDIFYQIYTDRAIYTSSVERDIEIFMDLAGQMGHLASEERIRNFMEERLERGTLIETDDYRSIFESEDENILKLLASSSSRAKLVRAKNELNEIGNLAVSSSSAGNIELTHENAQKGIALAHIAEIMDIDMKDIMAVGDNLNDISMLKRVGTAVAMGNAASEVKGIADKVTATNIEDGVALSIEEALHSLEEKQEAQAGESAES, encoded by the coding sequence ATGGTCAAACTAATCGCATTGGATATGGATGGGACGCTGCTTGGTCCCAATCATGATATCAGCCGCCGGAATATGGAGGCGATCAATAAGGCGATGGAACGCGGTGTACAGGTCGTTGTAGCCACAGGACGTGCATTCTACGAAGCACATGGCATCATCAGGGAGCTTGAGACACCATTGCCATACATCTGTCTGAATGGGGCCGAAGTACGCAATGAATCGCATGAAATCCTGTTCACCAATGCATTGAATACAGAGCTGATCCATAAAGTTGCAGATGTGTTCCGTGCGGAGGATATCTTCTATCAGATCTATACGGACCGTGCAATCTACACTTCAAGCGTCGAGCGGGATATAGAGATATTCATGGACCTTGCAGGCCAGATGGGCCACCTTGCGAGTGAGGAGCGGATCAGGAACTTCATGGAGGAAAGGCTCGAACGCGGAACGCTGATAGAAACGGATGACTACCGGTCGATATTCGAAAGTGAGGACGAGAATATATTGAAGCTCCTTGCTTCTTCATCGAGCCGTGCGAAACTCGTACGTGCTAAAAATGAACTGAATGAAATCGGCAACCTCGCCGTCTCGTCATCATCTGCAGGGAATATCGAATTGACACATGAAAATGCACAGAAGGGGATTGCTCTTGCCCATATTGCAGAAATCATGGACATCGACATGAAGGACATCATGGCAGTGGGGGATAACCTCAATGACATTTCCATGCTCAAACGTGTCGGCACCGCGGTTGCGATGGGCAATGCGGCTTCGGAAGTGAAGGGCATCGCAGACAAGGTCACTGCGACCAACATCGAGGACGGTGTAGCGCTGTCCATTGAAGAGGCGCTTCATTCACTTGAAGAGAAACAGGAAGCCCAGGCCGGTGAATCGGCCGAATCATAG
- a CDS encoding MFS transporter has protein sequence MVFDKKVPLQERLNFIVYALSRFVLSVGKYIYLFAVSYYILYETGSALYFSVNMAISIATTVLLLPFSGVLSDFGNKRRIIITGETMNSIILLGFFLYTMIYDVTLLAIYTVTFLTSMIEPFISNAFQAAMTELFHKDRIQKVMGYTSAILSSTVILGPILGGALFGLLSFNHIIMIFLIAYIISAALDFLMDFKLHSTKVENVENNDEGGGMDRFKRDISQGFIFIAGNEVFKSLLLIGALINFMAGVITIFPEKMMIHELSLQPGTVGIINAIGGLGVLAGGVAVARMRGLDHPFLLMKRGMLTFAGLVVLYLLPLYLNGGLISHILIIGSVGIGIALALQFINIPINLFVQLVTPQHVKGRVFSVMNLCSMSIMPVGAIFYGFLYDFELYWLINAASAVLMIAVVLLFFNEGLLAKSKRMYIAAKAEGELEREPAEEAAHPGTDLQSI, from the coding sequence ATGGTTTTTGATAAAAAGGTGCCTTTGCAGGAACGTCTCAACTTCATTGTCTACGCCTTGAGCCGCTTTGTCCTGAGCGTCGGGAAATATATCTACCTGTTCGCCGTGAGCTACTACATCCTGTATGAAACAGGATCGGCACTCTACTTCTCGGTCAACATGGCGATCAGCATTGCCACCACTGTACTCCTGCTGCCATTTTCCGGCGTCTTGAGCGACTTCGGAAATAAGAGGAGGATCATCATTACAGGCGAGACCATGAACAGCATCATACTCCTTGGCTTCTTCCTCTACACGATGATATATGACGTCACCCTGCTGGCCATCTACACGGTCACATTCCTGACTTCAATGATCGAGCCATTCATCTCCAATGCCTTTCAGGCTGCCATGACCGAACTCTTCCATAAGGACAGGATACAGAAGGTGATGGGGTACACTTCTGCCATCCTCTCATCGACGGTCATCCTCGGCCCCATCCTTGGCGGTGCACTGTTCGGACTGCTGAGTTTCAATCACATCATCATGATCTTCCTCATCGCCTACATCATTTCCGCCGCCCTCGATTTCCTTATGGACTTCAAGCTCCACTCCACCAAAGTGGAGAATGTGGAAAATAATGATGAGGGCGGAGGGATGGACAGATTCAAACGCGACATCAGCCAAGGCTTCATTTTCATTGCGGGGAATGAAGTATTCAAATCCCTTCTGCTCATCGGTGCACTGATCAACTTCATGGCGGGCGTCATAACGATCTTCCCGGAGAAGATGATGATCCATGAGCTGTCACTGCAGCCTGGGACGGTCGGCATCATCAATGCGATCGGCGGCCTGGGGGTGCTTGCCGGAGGCGTGGCGGTCGCCAGGATGAGAGGACTTGACCATCCCTTCCTCCTCATGAAGCGCGGGATGCTGACATTTGCCGGCCTGGTGGTCCTCTATCTTCTGCCGCTGTACCTCAATGGGGGCCTCATCTCCCACATACTCATCATCGGAAGTGTCGGAATCGGTATTGCCCTGGCGCTGCAGTTCATCAATATACCCATCAACCTCTTCGTCCAGCTCGTCACTCCGCAGCACGTCAAAGGACGGGTGTTTTCAGTCATGAACCTATGTTCCATGAGCATCATGCCGGTCGGCGCAATCTTCTATGGCTTCCTCTATGATTTTGAGCTCTACTGGCTGATCAATGCCGCCAGTGCAGTCCTGATGATTGCGGTAGTCCTGCTTTTCTTCAATGAAGGACTCCTCGCCAAGTCAAAAAGGATGTATATTGCTGCCAAGGCGGAGGGGGAGCTCGAGCGTGAGCCAGCAGAGGAAGCCGCCCATCCTGGAACCGACCTTCAGAGCATATAG
- a CDS encoding helix-turn-helix domain-containing protein: protein MTLGKRIRQLRKERDMTLVDLAGGKITKGMLSLIENDKSQPSMTTLSHIAKKLDVSIGYLTREGDEEWTRQMLAEADFSHYFSFPFEHIEKNILPYLDRVSQSSKGMDLYNIIRIYYRYKGEHATADEYTEKIGNFYRRIGIEHLVVKNRLNDAISLMYSQDYTEAYNRLVDSEAEVMEFKAYDPHLELEYVYLKAIFSVPVDMGECIPLANRVIGLSYDMENFKYFFSANMILGYYYGLEGDMENHGKYEERLKQYLQFNSQEKYELELIDADHPITVFHVLVEDTKQRADLYEAYVRKIEAHHEADNIQSSNMAFYHPLFLLEMAYFKKDYRTVVENYKEGMYIRSAAQHPIDRIIMATRSCIYPLSLHHLGERRQAREAFERIEETIEDIKHSVFTKEFSMIRDIIFEGNRGMVPKEK from the coding sequence ATGACTTTGGGAAAACGCATCAGACAGTTGCGGAAAGAAAGGGATATGACGCTGGTGGATCTGGCAGGCGGCAAAATCACCAAGGGTATGCTGAGCCTTATAGAAAATGACAAGTCACAGCCTTCCATGACGACGCTCTCCCATATTGCGAAGAAGCTCGATGTCTCAATCGGCTACCTCACCCGTGAAGGAGATGAGGAGTGGACGCGGCAGATGTTGGCCGAAGCCGATTTCAGCCATTACTTCTCATTCCCTTTCGAGCATATAGAAAAGAATATTCTCCCCTACCTGGACCGTGTTTCGCAGAGCAGCAAGGGGATGGACCTGTACAACATCATCCGCATCTACTACAGGTATAAGGGGGAGCATGCGACTGCCGATGAATATACGGAAAAAATCGGCAACTTCTACAGGCGCATCGGCATAGAGCATCTCGTCGTGAAGAACAGGCTGAACGATGCCATCTCCCTCATGTACAGCCAGGACTATACGGAAGCCTACAACCGGCTGGTCGATTCTGAAGCGGAGGTCATGGAATTCAAGGCGTATGACCCGCATCTCGAATTGGAATACGTCTATCTGAAGGCCATCTTTTCCGTCCCGGTCGATATGGGGGAGTGCATCCCTCTCGCCAATAGAGTGATTGGGCTGTCCTATGATATGGAGAACTTCAAATACTTCTTTTCGGCCAATATGATACTCGGTTACTATTATGGGCTCGAGGGGGATATGGAGAACCATGGGAAGTATGAGGAACGCCTGAAACAGTACCTTCAATTCAACAGCCAGGAGAAATATGAGCTCGAACTGATTGATGCAGACCATCCCATCACGGTCTTCCATGTACTGGTTGAGGATACGAAGCAGCGCGCCGATCTATATGAGGCATATGTCAGGAAGATCGAAGCACATCACGAAGCTGACAATATACAGTCCAGCAATATGGCGTTCTACCATCCTTTGTTCCTGCTCGAAATGGCCTATTTCAAAAAGGACTACAGGACGGTAGTTGAGAACTATAAGGAAGGAATGTACATCCGTTCGGCCGCGCAGCACCCGATCGACCGCATCATCATGGCCACCCGCTCGTGCATCTACCCGCTCAGCCTGCACCATCTTGGAGAGAGGCGGCAGGCCAGAGAGGCATTCGAGAGGATAGAAGAGACGATCGAGGATATAAAGCATTCCGTCTTCACGAAGGAATTCTCCATGATACGGGACATCATTTTTGAGGGAAACCGGGGTATGGTGCCGAAGGAAAAGTGA